The Vibrio nitrifigilis genome window below encodes:
- the glnD gene encoding bifunctional uridylyltransferase/uridylyl-removing protein GlnD: MPFQSPNTFSDEQLSITELKQQLDFFADYQKNQFLARDPISDLVHGRSHYMDELLQRLWHSYEFDKIAEVALVAVGGYGRGELHPLSDIDILVVSQKPLPEELGHKISEFITFLWDLRLEVGHAVRTVQECSEIGREDLTVATNLQEARLLCGCDDTFYRLKMVILSESFWPSETFYRAKIQEQRERHARYHDTTYNLEPDIKNTPGGLRDIHTLSWVARRHFGATSLYEMSRYGFLTDGEYRELLECQDFLWRVRFALHLQLKRYDNRLNFAHQAQVAEYLGFTGEANQPVEMMMKEFYRTLRRVVELNRMLLMLFDQAILNNGEEDEAQIIDEDFQRRGNWIEARKPALFQARPETILDMFLHMAHDSSISGVSPTTMRQLRTARRRLNRFLHTIPEAREKFMELVRHPNALQNAFPQMHELGVIATYLPQWSHIVGQMQFDLFHVYTVDEHSMRLLKHINTFNDPASYERHPICCEIYPRTQKKELLTLAAIFHDIGKGRGGDHSEIGAVEAYDFCLEHGLSKPEARLVSWLVQNHLLMSVTAQRRDIYDPDVIIDFAKKVRDEEYLDALVCLTVADICATNPELWNSWKRTLLAELYYSTQRALRRGLENPVDVRERIRHNQQMASALLRKEGYTPQQIDMLWLRFKADYFLRHTHKQIAWHCSHLLRLDDHSQPMILISKKPTRGGTEIFVYTKDQPALFATVVAELDRRNLNVHDAQIMTSKDGYVLDTFMVLDQNGDAIEEETHETLISHITKVLALGPASLAKMRRLPRNLKHFKVKTTVDFLPTRSRKRTLIELVALDTPGLLATIGATFAELNLDLHGAKITTIGERAEDLFILTRNNGGRLTLEEEQTLSQALIDNISELAPN; encoded by the coding sequence ATGCCATTTCAATCCCCGAATACCTTTAGTGATGAACAACTTTCAATCACAGAGCTCAAACAGCAATTAGATTTCTTTGCTGACTACCAAAAAAATCAATTTTTAGCGCGAGACCCAATTTCAGATCTCGTTCATGGACGTTCGCATTACATGGATGAACTCCTGCAACGTTTATGGCACAGCTATGAGTTTGACAAAATTGCAGAAGTTGCTTTAGTTGCTGTGGGTGGTTATGGTCGTGGGGAGCTACATCCCTTATCAGACATTGATATTCTGGTTGTGTCTCAAAAACCATTACCCGAAGAACTTGGCCATAAAATCAGTGAGTTTATTACTTTTCTTTGGGATCTCCGTTTAGAAGTTGGACACGCAGTACGCACTGTACAAGAGTGTTCGGAGATTGGCCGTGAAGACTTAACCGTTGCAACTAATTTGCAAGAAGCTCGTCTACTTTGCGGCTGTGACGATACGTTTTATCGTCTGAAAATGGTCATTCTTTCCGAATCTTTTTGGCCGAGTGAAACCTTCTATCGCGCTAAAATTCAAGAGCAGCGTGAACGCCACGCTCGTTATCATGACACAACCTATAACTTAGAACCGGATATTAAAAACACGCCTGGGGGATTACGCGATATTCATACCCTCAGTTGGGTCGCACGCCGCCATTTCGGCGCCACGTCACTATACGAAATGAGTCGCTACGGATTTTTAACTGACGGTGAATATCGTGAGCTGTTGGAATGTCAGGATTTTTTATGGCGAGTCCGTTTTGCACTGCATTTACAGCTAAAGCGTTATGATAACCGCCTTAATTTTGCCCATCAGGCCCAAGTCGCAGAGTATTTAGGTTTTACAGGCGAGGCCAACCAGCCTGTCGAAATGATGATGAAAGAGTTTTACCGCACCTTACGCCGTGTTGTAGAACTGAATCGAATGCTGCTGATGTTATTTGACCAAGCCATTCTTAATAATGGAGAAGAAGACGAAGCTCAAATTATTGACGAAGATTTCCAACGTCGAGGAAATTGGATTGAAGCGCGTAAGCCAGCATTGTTTCAAGCCCGACCGGAAACCATTTTGGATATGTTTCTCCATATGGCTCACGACTCTTCAATTAGCGGGGTCTCCCCCACTACGATGCGTCAACTTAGAACGGCGCGCCGTCGTCTCAATCGCTTCCTACATACAATTCCGGAAGCGAGAGAAAAATTCATGGAGCTTGTTCGCCACCCAAATGCTCTGCAAAATGCATTTCCACAAATGCATGAGCTAGGCGTTATCGCAACATATCTACCACAATGGAGTCACATTGTTGGACAGATGCAGTTTGACTTATTCCATGTTTACACTGTGGATGAGCACAGCATGCGGTTATTGAAACACATCAATACCTTCAATGATCCGGCTAGTTATGAACGACATCCTATCTGCTGTGAAATTTACCCTCGAACTCAGAAGAAAGAGCTCCTAACACTGGCCGCTATTTTCCATGACATTGGTAAAGGCCGCGGTGGGGATCATTCTGAAATTGGCGCTGTCGAGGCTTACGATTTTTGCCTAGAGCACGGGCTGTCCAAACCTGAAGCTCGTTTAGTGTCATGGTTGGTCCAAAACCATCTGTTGATGTCAGTCACCGCACAACGACGCGATATTTATGATCCTGATGTCATCATTGATTTTGCCAAGAAAGTGCGTGATGAAGAGTATTTAGATGCTCTAGTGTGTTTAACGGTAGCTGATATTTGTGCGACTAATCCCGAGCTATGGAACAGTTGGAAACGAACGCTACTAGCGGAGCTTTACTACTCGACACAACGTGCACTGCGCCGCGGCTTAGAAAACCCGGTTGATGTTCGTGAACGTATTCGTCATAACCAACAAATGGCATCAGCACTATTACGTAAAGAAGGTTACACACCGCAACAAATTGATATGTTGTGGTTACGCTTTAAGGCGGATTATTTCTTGCGCCATACGCATAAGCAAATTGCATGGCACTGCTCTCATTTATTGCGCCTAGACGATCATTCTCAACCCATGATTTTGATCAGTAAAAAACCAACCCGTGGCGGTACGGAAATCTTTGTCTATACCAAAGATCAGCCGGCGTTATTTGCAACTGTTGTTGCTGAGTTAGATCGACGTAACCTTAACGTTCACGATGCGCAAATCATGACAAGCAAAGATGGTTATGTTCTCGATACTTTCATGGTTCTTGACCAAAATGGCGATGCCATCGAAGAAGAAACCCATGAAACCTTAATTAGTCATATAACCAAAGTATTGGCTCTAGGTCCTGCTTCGCTTGCTAAAATGCGCCGTTTACCGCGTAACCTGAAGCATTTCAAAGTAAAAACAACCGTCGACTTTTTGCCTACTCGTAGTCGTAAGAGAACCTTGATTGAACTGGTCGCTCTTGATACTCCAGGATTACTGGCAACCATAGGGGCTACTTTTGCCGAACTGAATTTGGATCTGCACGGCGCCAAAATCACCACTATCGGTGAACGAGCAGAAGACTTGTTTATTCTCACTCGTAATAATGGCGGCAGATTAACCCTAGAAGAAGAGCAAACGCTTAGCCAAGCCTTGATTGACAATATTTCTGAACTCGCGCCAAACTAA
- the map gene encoding type I methionyl aminopeptidase — protein MLPHRTPVLRKQLRKPMSVKIKNAEEIEKMRVAGRLAAEVLEMIEPYVKPGVTTEELDQICHKYITEVQGAIPAPLNYHGFPKSICTSINHIVCHGIPATEDSEFGPFVRPAVLKDGDIMNIDITVIKDGYHGDTSKMFHVGEVSPADKRLCLVAQECLYLSLKKVKPGAQLGEIGTSIEKHIKTNNKNNPRMKFSIVRDYCGHGVGAEFHEEPQVVHYRNSDRTVLREGMIFTIEPMINAGKFGCRIDEEDNWTVYTADAKNSAQWEHTLLVTKDGCEILTLREEETIPRHFHNA, from the coding sequence ATGTTACCCCATCGCACACCTGTGCTTAGAAAACAATTGAGAAAGCCGATGTCTGTAAAAATCAAGAATGCTGAAGAAATCGAGAAAATGCGCGTCGCGGGTCGCTTAGCGGCTGAAGTGCTAGAAATGATTGAACCATATGTAAAACCTGGCGTGACCACTGAAGAATTGGATCAAATTTGCCACAAATACATCACTGAAGTTCAAGGCGCGATCCCAGCACCTCTTAACTACCACGGTTTCCCTAAATCTATCTGTACATCGATTAACCACATCGTTTGTCATGGTATTCCTGCAACTGAAGATTCTGAGTTTGGCCCATTTGTTCGACCAGCAGTACTCAAAGATGGCGATATCATGAACATCGATATTACCGTGATTAAAGATGGCTACCACGGTGATACGTCGAAAATGTTCCATGTAGGTGAAGTTTCTCCTGCAGACAAACGTCTATGTCTTGTTGCACAAGAATGTTTGTACCTTTCTTTGAAAAAAGTAAAACCGGGCGCTCAGCTGGGTGAAATTGGTACATCAATTGAAAAGCACATCAAAACCAACAACAAAAACAACCCACGCATGAAGTTCTCTATCGTTCGCGACTACTGTGGTCATGGTGTTGGTGCTGAATTCCACGAAGAACCACAAGTGGTTCACTACCGTAACAGTGATCGCACAGTGCTTCGTGAAGGCATGATTTTCACGATCGAACCTATGATTAATGCAGGTAAATTTGGTTGCCGTATTGATGAAGAAGATAACTGGACTGTATACACCGCAGATGCGAAGAACTCAGCTCAGTGGGAACATACACTACTCGTGACAAAAGACGGCTGTGAAATTCTAACACTACGCGAAGAAGAAACGATTCCTCGTCACTTCCATAACGCGTAA
- the rpsB gene encoding 30S ribosomal protein S2, with the protein MATVSMRDMLKAGVHFGHQTRYWNPKMKPFIFGSRNKVHIINLEKTVPMFNEALAELNKLGEKKGKVLFVGTKRAASEAVKEAAIASNQYYVNNRWLGGMLTNWKTVRQSIKRLKDLEVQSTDGTFDKLTKKEALMRTREMEKLEKSLGGIKDMGGLPDALFVIDADHEHIAVKEANNLGIPVFAVVDTNSNPDGIDYIVPGNDDAIRAVQLYLNAAAEAVNEGRNKDVAQAAAAEKDGFVEAE; encoded by the coding sequence ATGGCAACTGTATCAATGCGCGATATGCTTAAAGCTGGTGTTCACTTCGGTCACCAGACTCGTTACTGGAACCCAAAAATGAAACCATTCATCTTTGGTTCTCGCAACAAAGTTCATATCATCAACCTAGAAAAAACTGTACCTATGTTCAACGAAGCTCTAGCTGAACTAAACAAGCTAGGCGAGAAAAAAGGTAAAGTTCTTTTTGTTGGTACTAAACGCGCTGCATCTGAAGCTGTTAAAGAAGCTGCTATTGCAAGCAACCAATACTACGTAAACAACCGTTGGTTGGGCGGCATGCTAACTAACTGGAAAACTGTTCGTCAATCAATCAAACGTCTAAAAGACCTAGAAGTTCAGTCTACTGACGGTACTTTTGATAAACTGACTAAGAAAGAAGCTCTAATGCGTACTCGCGAAATGGAGAAGCTAGAGAAATCTCTTGGTGGTATCAAAGACATGGGCGGTCTTCCAGATGCTCTATTCGTAATCGATGCTGATCACGAGCACATCGCTGTTAAAGAAGCAAACAACCTAGGTATTCCTGTATTTGCTGTTGTTGATACTAACTCTAACCCAGACGGTATCGACTACATCGTACCAGGTAACGACGACGCAATCCGCGCTGTTCAACTTTACCTAAACGCTGCTGCTGAAGCTGTAAACGAAGGTCGTAACAAAGACGTTGCTCAAGCAGCAGCTGCAGAAAAAGACGGTTTCGTAGAAGCTGAATAA
- the tsf gene encoding translation elongation factor Ts — MAVTAALVKELRERTGAGMMECKKALVATDGNIEQAIEDMRKSGAAKAAKKAGNVAAEGTIIIKEGEGFAALVEINCQTDFVAKDTGFKAFAEEVAAAAAAEKLSAEELQAKFEDVRIALVAKIGENINIRRVSYIDGAHVASYRHGEKIGVVVAGEGDAETLKHVAMHVAASRPEYLDPSDVPADVVEKEKAVQVEIAMNEGKPAEIAEKMVVGRMKKFTGEISLTGQAFIMEPKKTVGEVLKEAGVTVSGFVRLEVGEGIEKKEEMSFAEEVAAAQKG, encoded by the coding sequence ATGGCTGTTACTGCTGCTCTAGTAAAAGAACTGCGTGAACGTACTGGCGCAGGTATGATGGAATGTAAGAAAGCGCTTGTTGCTACAGATGGCAACATCGAACAAGCAATTGAAGACATGCGTAAAAGCGGTGCTGCTAAAGCTGCTAAAAAAGCAGGTAATGTGGCTGCTGAAGGTACCATCATCATCAAAGAAGGCGAAGGTTTTGCTGCTCTAGTTGAAATCAACTGCCAAACTGACTTCGTTGCTAAAGACACTGGCTTCAAAGCGTTCGCTGAAGAAGTTGCTGCAGCTGCAGCTGCAGAAAAGCTATCTGCTGAAGAGCTTCAAGCTAAATTCGAAGATGTTCGTATCGCTCTAGTTGCAAAAATTGGTGAAAACATCAATATCCGTCGTGTTTCTTACATCGATGGCGCACACGTTGCTTCTTACCGTCACGGCGAGAAAATCGGTGTTGTTGTTGCTGGTGAAGGCGATGCAGAAACTCTTAAACACGTAGCAATGCACGTTGCTGCATCACGTCCAGAATACCTAGACCCTTCTGACGTACCTGCTGACGTAGTTGAGAAAGAAAAAGCTGTTCAAGTTGAAATTGCAATGAACGAAGGCAAACCAGCTGAAATCGCAGAGAAAATGGTTGTTGGCCGTATGAAGAAATTCACTGGCGAAATCTCTCTAACTGGTCAAGCGTTCATCATGGAACCTAAGAAAACTGTTGGCGAAGTGCTTAAAGAAGCAGGCGTTACAGTATCTGGTTTCGTTCGCCTAGAAGTAGGTGAAGGTATCGAGAAGAAAGAAGAAATGAGCTTTGCTGAAGAAGTAGCAGCAGCTCAAAAAGGTTAA
- the pyrH gene encoding UMP kinase: MTTNPKPAYQRILLKLSGEALQGEEGFGIDPTVLDRMAQEIKELIELGVQVGVVIGGGNLFRGAGLAKAGMNRVVGDHMGMLATVMNGLAMRDALHRAYVNARVMSAIPLNGVCDDYNWAEAISQLRDGRVVIFSAGTGNPFFTTDSAACLRGIEISADVVLKATKVDGVFSSDPVANPDAQLYDKLAYNDVLDKELKVMDLAAFTLARDHSMPIRVFNMNKPGALRRVVMGEAEGTLISA; the protein is encoded by the coding sequence ATGACAACGAACCCTAAACCAGCATATCAACGGATTTTGTTAAAACTTAGCGGTGAAGCACTGCAAGGTGAAGAAGGTTTTGGTATTGATCCAACCGTTCTTGATCGTATGGCTCAAGAGATCAAAGAATTGATTGAATTAGGCGTACAAGTAGGGGTTGTCATTGGTGGCGGTAACTTGTTCCGCGGCGCAGGCCTAGCAAAAGCGGGAATGAACCGTGTTGTTGGTGACCACATGGGAATGCTAGCGACTGTGATGAACGGTCTAGCAATGCGTGATGCTCTGCATCGTGCCTATGTTAATGCTCGTGTTATGTCAGCTATCCCACTTAACGGCGTTTGTGATGATTACAACTGGGCAGAAGCAATTAGTCAGTTACGTGATGGCCGTGTTGTTATCTTCTCTGCAGGTACAGGTAACCCATTCTTTACAACTGATTCAGCTGCATGTTTACGCGGTATTGAAATCTCAGCGGATGTTGTATTAAAAGCAACAAAAGTTGACGGTGTATTCAGTTCCGATCCTGTCGCTAACCCTGATGCACAACTCTATGATAAGCTCGCTTATAATGATGTGTTAGATAAAGAGCTGAAAGTGATGGACCTAGCCGCATTTACGCTGGCTCGTGATCACTCTATGCCAATCCGTGTTTTCAACATGAACAAACCAGGCGCTCTTCGCCGTGTTGTTATGGGTGAAGCGGAAGGTACGCTAATCAGCGCTTAA
- the frr gene encoding ribosome recycling factor yields MINEIKKDAQERMDKSVEALKNNLTKIRTGRAHPSLLSGISVEYYGAPTPLNQVANVVAEDARTLAITVFDKELTPKVEKAIMTADLGLNPMSAGTVIRVPLPPLTEERRRDLVKIVRGEAEGGRVAIRNIRRDANGDLKALLKDKEISEDEDRKAQEEIQKLTDLAVKKVDDLLAAKEKELMDV; encoded by the coding sequence GTGATTAATGAGATCAAAAAAGACGCTCAAGAGCGTATGGATAAAAGCGTTGAAGCGCTGAAAAACAACCTGACTAAGATTCGTACTGGTCGTGCGCACCCAAGCCTATTGTCTGGTATTTCAGTGGAATACTATGGTGCTCCAACTCCTCTAAACCAAGTTGCTAACGTAGTTGCTGAAGATGCGCGTACTCTTGCAATCACTGTGTTTGATAAAGAGCTGACGCCTAAAGTTGAAAAAGCAATCATGACTGCTGACCTTGGCTTAAACCCTATGTCTGCAGGTACAGTTATTCGTGTACCACTTCCACCACTAACAGAAGAACGTCGTCGCGATCTAGTTAAAATCGTACGTGGTGAAGCTGAAGGTGGCCGTGTTGCAATTCGTAACATCCGTCGTGATGCTAATGGCGATTTAAAAGCTTTGTTAAAAGATAAAGAAATTTCAGAAGACGAAGACCGTAAAGCACAAGAAGAGATTCAAAAACTAACTGACCTAGCGGTTAAAAAAGTTGACGATCTGCTTGCTGCTAAAGAAAAAGAGTTGATGGACGTCTAA
- a CDS encoding isoprenyl transferase, producing the protein MQDSQLSSEALPQHIAIIMDGNGRWAKERGKPRVFGHKKGVDAVRKTISTAAKLDIKAVTLFAFSSENWRRPEDEVGLLMELFITVLSAEVKRLHKNNIRLRIIGDKTRFSQRLQKKIAQAEELTRNNTGMTLNVAANYGGKWDITQAAKVLAQQVEQGELAPEDITEEVMSKHVAMSDLPDVDLLIRTSGECRISNFLLWQLAYAEMYFTPLYWPEFGEDSLIEAISWFVNRERRFGCTGEQIKALMDK; encoded by the coding sequence ATGCAAGATTCACAACTCTCTTCTGAGGCACTCCCTCAGCACATCGCTATCATTATGGATGGCAACGGACGTTGGGCGAAAGAGCGTGGTAAACCACGGGTATTTGGTCATAAAAAAGGAGTGGATGCAGTTCGGAAAACCATTTCGACAGCTGCTAAGCTTGATATCAAGGCTGTTACCTTGTTCGCATTCAGTAGTGAAAACTGGCGTCGGCCTGAAGATGAGGTCGGGTTATTAATGGAACTTTTCATTACCGTCCTTTCTGCTGAAGTGAAACGCCTTCACAAAAACAACATTCGTTTACGTATCATTGGCGATAAAACTCGCTTTAGCCAACGCTTGCAGAAGAAAATTGCTCAGGCGGAAGAGTTAACTCGTAATAATACCGGTATGACCCTCAATGTTGCGGCAAACTACGGTGGTAAATGGGATATTACCCAAGCGGCCAAAGTTCTTGCTCAGCAAGTAGAGCAAGGAGAGTTAGCACCGGAAGACATCACTGAAGAGGTGATGAGTAAGCACGTCGCGATGTCTGATTTACCTGATGTGGATCTACTTATTCGTACCAGCGGTGAATGCCGAATCAGTAACTTTTTACTGTGGCAATTAGCCTATGCTGAGATGTATTTTACGCCGCTCTATTGGCCTGAATTTGGAGAAGATAGCCTAATTGAAGCTATCTCATGGTTTGTAAATCGCGAGCGCCGTTTTGGCTGCACCGGTGAGCAGATCAAGGCCTTAATGGACAAATAA
- a CDS encoding phosphatidate cytidylyltransferase: protein MKQRIITALILAPLVILGIIFLPLAWFIFALAVITLVGFWEWTQFVNSKNRTLAIIPSVIIGLASFAWINPDIDSLNHLTSVHHSFLVVGTLWWIVSSFLTVSYPKSRPWWENSSLLRHLFGILTLLPFYWSVVFLRAESMGVDLYHGAKLVLFVCLIVWSADSGAYFAGKSFGKHKMAPAVSPNKTIEGLLGGLVISVIVGTVFAYLFDLAFTSSVMMYVTILCTAGISVLGDLVESMFKRVSDIKDSSNIIPGHGGILDRIDSLTAAFPVFAFLYFFF, encoded by the coding sequence TTGAAGCAAAGAATTATTACAGCGCTCATTCTTGCCCCCCTCGTTATCTTGGGCATTATTTTTCTGCCCCTTGCTTGGTTTATTTTCGCTTTAGCTGTCATTACTTTGGTCGGTTTTTGGGAGTGGACTCAGTTTGTTAACTCTAAAAATCGCACACTGGCAATCATTCCTTCTGTGATCATTGGTCTGGCAAGTTTTGCTTGGATCAATCCTGATATTGACTCATTGAATCATTTAACGTCAGTTCACCACTCATTTTTGGTTGTAGGCACTTTATGGTGGATTGTTTCTAGCTTTCTTACGGTAAGTTATCCTAAATCCCGACCGTGGTGGGAAAATTCGAGTCTATTACGTCATTTATTTGGTATTTTGACGCTATTACCATTTTACTGGAGTGTCGTTTTTCTCAGAGCTGAATCCATGGGCGTTGATCTGTACCATGGTGCCAAACTAGTGCTGTTTGTATGTTTGATCGTTTGGTCTGCGGATAGTGGGGCCTACTTTGCTGGCAAGAGTTTTGGTAAACACAAAATGGCTCCTGCAGTCAGCCCAAATAAAACTATCGAAGGTCTACTCGGTGGTTTAGTCATCTCTGTGATTGTCGGAACCGTATTCGCTTACCTATTTGACTTGGCGTTTACTTCATCTGTCATGATGTATGTCACTATATTATGCACTGCAGGTATTTCAGTGCTCGGTGATTTGGTTGAAAGTATGTTTAAACGTGTATCCGATATAAAAGACAGCAGTAATATCATTCCTGGGCACGGCGGTATTTTAGACCGAATTGATAGCCTAACCGCGGCTTTCCCAGTATTTGCATTTCTTTATTTCTTTTTCTAA
- the ispC gene encoding 1-deoxy-D-xylulose-5-phosphate reductoisomerase has product MRKLTILGATGSIGDSTLKVVAQNKEQFSIVALVAGRNVTKMRQLCETWRPKYAVMATADAAKELKNQCQELKLNVEVLYGEEAMCQVAALDEVDTVMAAIVGAAGLLPTMAAVKAGKRILLANKEALVMSGQLFIDAVEKYGAELLPVDSEHNAIFQCLPADIQTKMGRCDLSGAGVSHILLTGSGGPFRYSDVSTLSSVTPEQAIAHPNWSMGPKISVDSATMMNKGLEYIEARWLFNASKEQLKVLIHPQSVIHSMVQYKDGSVIAQMGEPDMATPISVTMNYPQRIDAGVAPLDFTQLGELTFLDVDFARYPCLKLAIDACYEGQHATTSLNAANEVAVDAFLKGQIRFTDIAVVNEKVLSNVCAANSSLHSYDLETLLELDTIARKQAQQVLKEH; this is encoded by the coding sequence ATGCGTAAGTTAACGATTCTAGGTGCTACTGGCTCAATTGGAGATAGTACGTTAAAGGTTGTCGCTCAGAATAAGGAACAATTTTCTATTGTTGCTTTAGTGGCCGGACGTAATGTGACTAAGATGCGTCAACTTTGTGAAACGTGGCGACCGAAATACGCTGTTATGGCAACGGCAGATGCTGCAAAAGAGCTGAAAAACCAGTGCCAAGAGTTAAAACTGAATGTTGAAGTACTGTATGGCGAAGAGGCGATGTGCCAAGTCGCTGCATTAGATGAAGTTGATACGGTAATGGCCGCTATTGTAGGTGCTGCAGGATTGTTGCCTACCATGGCTGCGGTGAAAGCCGGCAAGCGTATTCTACTTGCGAACAAAGAAGCTCTAGTCATGTCTGGCCAGCTGTTCATTGATGCGGTTGAAAAATATGGTGCAGAGCTGCTTCCGGTAGATAGTGAACACAATGCTATTTTTCAATGTTTGCCTGCGGATATCCAAACTAAAATGGGGCGTTGTGACTTATCCGGTGCAGGCGTTTCTCATATCTTATTGACGGGGTCAGGTGGGCCGTTTCGTTACAGTGACGTGAGCACTTTATCCAGTGTAACTCCCGAGCAGGCCATCGCTCATCCTAATTGGTCAATGGGGCCAAAAATCTCTGTCGATTCAGCAACCATGATGAATAAAGGTCTTGAGTACATTGAAGCTCGCTGGTTGTTTAATGCGTCGAAAGAGCAATTAAAAGTTTTGATTCATCCCCAGTCAGTGATTCATTCAATGGTGCAATACAAAGATGGTTCGGTGATAGCACAAATGGGCGAGCCGGATATGGCGACTCCTATTTCGGTGACGATGAATTATCCGCAGCGTATTGATGCGGGAGTTGCTCCTCTCGATTTTACTCAGTTAGGTGAACTCACATTCCTTGACGTCGATTTCGCCCGTTACCCATGTCTAAAACTGGCAATTGATGCTTGTTATGAAGGCCAGCATGCGACTACGTCTTTAAATGCTGCCAACGAAGTTGCTGTCGATGCCTTTCTTAAAGGTCAAATTCGCTTTACAGATATCGCAGTGGTTAATGAAAAGGTGTTGTCTAACGTATGTGCAGCTAACAGTTCGTTACATAGCTATGACTTGGAAACCTTACTTGAGCTAGATACAATAGCTCGCAAACAGGCTCAACAGGTATTGAAAGAGCATTAA
- the rseP gene encoding sigma E protease regulator RseP has protein sequence MTGIIWNLVAFIVALGILVAVHEFGHFWVARRCGIKVEKFSIGFGKALWKRVGKDGTEYSIAAIPLGGYVKMLDGRVDDVPPELQNQAFDKKSLWQRAAVVSAGPIFNFLFAIFAYWLVFTIGVPSVKPVIGNVTPYSIASDGGLKSGMEVISVSGVHTPDWESVNMELASHIGDESLTMTVSDPEGVGVQEIKTLDLKTWNFDPESESAMGALGFKPFTPKISLTLVNVSEDGAGAKAGLKVGDKLQFIDGQKISTWQQVVDSIQNHPNKSLIIDVLRHDQLVSVTLTPERRELSKGKVIGFAGIAPKVADWPADYRFEQQFGVVESFGKAVDKTGQIIDLTVSMLKKLIVGDVGLNNLSGPISIAKGAGATADYGLVYFLGFLALISVNLGIINLVPLPMLDGGHLLFFAIEAVIRRPVPEKVQEMGYRIGGAIIFSLMAVAIFNDFTRL, from the coding sequence ATGACTGGCATAATATGGAATTTAGTCGCTTTCATTGTCGCCCTAGGTATTTTGGTGGCAGTGCATGAATTTGGTCACTTTTGGGTGGCAAGGCGCTGTGGTATCAAGGTAGAAAAATTTTCTATTGGGTTTGGTAAAGCGTTATGGAAACGAGTTGGCAAAGACGGTACTGAATACAGCATTGCGGCTATTCCGCTCGGTGGTTACGTTAAAATGCTGGATGGCCGTGTCGATGATGTGCCACCAGAATTACAAAACCAAGCTTTTGATAAAAAGTCGCTATGGCAGCGAGCTGCCGTAGTGAGTGCTGGACCGATTTTTAATTTTCTTTTCGCTATTTTTGCCTATTGGTTAGTGTTTACTATCGGCGTTCCTTCTGTAAAACCGGTGATTGGAAACGTGACTCCTTATTCTATTGCCTCTGATGGTGGGTTGAAAAGTGGTATGGAAGTCATTTCCGTTTCTGGTGTGCATACCCCAGATTGGGAATCGGTGAATATGGAGCTAGCGTCACACATTGGTGACGAGTCGCTTACTATGACGGTTTCTGACCCAGAAGGTGTCGGAGTCCAAGAAATCAAAACATTAGATCTAAAGACTTGGAACTTTGACCCCGAATCAGAGTCTGCTATGGGAGCGCTTGGTTTTAAACCATTTACGCCTAAGATTTCGTTGACGTTAGTGAATGTCTCTGAAGATGGTGCTGGCGCAAAAGCAGGACTAAAAGTAGGTGATAAGTTGCAATTTATCGATGGTCAAAAGATCTCGACATGGCAACAAGTTGTAGACAGCATACAAAATCACCCAAATAAGTCATTGATCATTGATGTTTTACGTCATGATCAGTTAGTCTCAGTGACTTTGACTCCTGAGCGTCGCGAACTTAGCAAAGGAAAAGTGATCGGGTTTGCAGGAATTGCTCCGAAAGTAGCGGATTGGCCGGCAGATTATCGATTCGAACAGCAGTTTGGTGTTGTTGAATCTTTTGGTAAAGCGGTTGATAAAACAGGACAAATTATTGATCTTACTGTCAGTATGCTGAAAAAGTTGATAGTAGGTGATGTCGGTTTAAATAATCTTAGTGGCCCTATCTCTATCGCGAAGGGAGCGGGAGCGACGGCGGATTATGGCTTGGTGTATTTTCTTGGCTTTTTGGCACTGATTAGTGTCAACCTAGGAATCATCAACCTTGTCCCATTACCAATGCTCGATGGTGGACATCTACTGTTCTTTGCTATTGAAGCTGTAATTCGTCGCCCTGTGCCAGAAAAAGTGCAGGAGATGGGATATCGCATTGGTGGAGCCATCATTTTCTCTTTAATGGCCGTGGCAATATTTAATGATTTTACTCGCCTGTGA